Proteins found in one Lutimonas zeaxanthinifaciens genomic segment:
- a CDS encoding transmembrane 220 family protein yields MAKNTNSKLIKWINWILFFLFASFAYVQLNDPDPYIWVLIYGSVSVLFGLSNFMKVPRWIHQFLIAAFLLYAIFHLGFFYDWLMTDEKSEIFGEMVYKKPYIEGTREFLGLLIAGFSLLFLYKNSK; encoded by the coding sequence ATGGCTAAAAATACCAACTCCAAACTCATAAAATGGATCAATTGGATTTTATTTTTCTTATTTGCGAGCTTTGCCTATGTGCAGCTTAATGATCCGGACCCTTATATCTGGGTGCTTATTTACGGATCTGTGTCGGTTCTTTTTGGTTTATCAAATTTTATGAAGGTCCCAAGATGGATTCATCAGTTCTTAATTGCTGCTTTCCTGCTCTATGCGATATTTCATTTAGGATTCTTTTACGACTGGCTCATGACTGATGAAAAATCGGAAATATTTGGGGAAATGGTGTACAAAAAGCCATACATAGAGGGAACAAGGGAGTTTCTTGGCTTGTTAATTGCTGGTTTTTCACTTCTGTTTTTGTACAAAAATTCTAAGTAA